One genomic region from Chelonia mydas isolate rCheMyd1 chromosome 25, rCheMyd1.pri.v2, whole genome shotgun sequence encodes:
- the F2RL3 gene encoding proteinase-activated receptor 4 codes for MEISWCTFLSYRHVLWCSLWGLCWASPDYDDYSQNSTNEQVVTSANTLCPRAIPGEKVTRGNITYLSIHEDSRSQLSSAVTVWLIPCLYTAVFLVGLPANGLALWVLATRIEKLTSTIFLMNLAAADLLLVLVLPFKISYYFLGNHWPFGEGLCRLTTAFFYGNMYCSVLLLMCISVDRYLAAVHPFFSRSFRSPGFAACTCISVWLITATFTLPLTLLQQSYPLDKVNITLCHDALPRHEDAEYYYYYFVCLVVCGFLVPLAVMLFSHCSVLWVLLGNGERYAYAMKLTVLVLLTVVVFYTPSNVLLLVHYSNNCSKLYEDLYVSYMVSLALSSFNSCVDPFVYYYVSEDFRDKVRRRIFSRSKRTITSLKTSKETLPQKSSHSQSLV; via the coding sequence ATTACTCTCAGAACAGCACCAACGAGCAGGTGGTTACATCGGCAAACACACTGTGTCCTCGGGCCATCCCAGGAGAGAAGGTGACTCGTGGCAACATCACCTACCTGTCCATCCATGAGGACTCCCGCTCCCAGCTGAGCAGTGCAGTCACAGTGTGGCTCATCCCCTGCCTCTATACTGCTGTCTTCCTGGTGGGGCTGCCAGCCAATGGGCTGGCCCTTTGGGTCCTAGCAACTAGGATTGAGAAGCTGACCTCCACCATCTTCCTGATGAACCTAGCTGCAGCTGACCTGCTCCTGGTGCTTGTGCTACCTTTTAAGATCTCCTATTACTTCCTGGGGAACCACTGGCCCTTTGGGGAGGGCCTATGCCGGCTCACCACTGCCTTCTTCTATGGGAACATGTACTGTTCTGTGCTACTGCTCATGTGCATCAGTGTTGACCggtacctggctgcagtgcaccCTTTCTTCTCCCGCTCCTTCCGCAGCCCAGGCTTTGCTGCCTGCACCTGCATCAGTGTCTGGCTCATCACTGCCACCTTCACCTTGCCCTTGACCCTCTTGCAGCAGTCCTACCCCCTGGATAAGGTGAATATCACTCTGTGCCATGACGCCCTCCCCAGGCATGAGGATGCTGAGTACTACTACTATTACTTTGTGTGCTTGGTCGTCTGCGGCTTCCTTGTCCCCTTAGCGGTGATGCTGTTTAGCCACTGCTCGGTGCTGTGGGTCCTGCTGGGCAATGGAGAGAGGTATGCATACGCCATGAAGCTCACTGTCCTCGTGCTGCTCACAGTCGTGGTGTTCTACACACCCAGCAACGTCCTTCTCCTTGTCCACTATTCCAACAACTGCTCCAAGCTCTATGAGGACTTGTACGTCAGCTACATGGTGAGCCTGGCCCTCAGCAGCTTCAACAGCTGTGTTGACCCCTTTGTCTACTACTATGTCTCTGAGGACTTCAGAGACAAGGTGAGGCGGAGAATTTTCAGCCGCAGCAAGCGAACCATCACATCTCTGAAAACCTCTAAAGAGACTCTGCCTCAGAAGAGCTCCCATTCACAGTCCCTGGTGTGA